The following are encoded together in the Hemicordylus capensis ecotype Gifberg chromosome 4, rHemCap1.1.pri, whole genome shotgun sequence genome:
- the LOC128323672 gene encoding gastricsin-like: MKWLILALVCFQLSEGGLLRVNLKKGKSIREVMKEQGVLQDYLKNHKHDPARKYHFNEYNVAYEPMAYMDSSYYGEISIGTPPQNFLVLFDTGSSNLWVPSIYCQSQACTGHARFNPSKSSTYSTNGQTFFLQYGSGNLAGFFGYDTMTLQNIAVAKQEFGLSKNEPGTNFIYAQFDGILGMAYPSLAVGGATTALQTMLQENLLSQPIFSFYLSRQPNSQYGGEVVFGGVDTRLYSGQIYWAPVTQELYWQIGIQEFSIGGQATGWCSQGCQAIVDTGTSLLTVPQQYMANFLQSVGAQQNQYGEYTVDCSTVQNLPTISFTINGISFPLPPSAYILNNNGYCTVGIEPTYLPSQNGQPLWILGDVFLRQYYSVYDMGNNRVGFATAA, from the exons ATGAAGTGGCTGATCTTGGCATTGGTTTGCTTCCAACTCTCAGAAGGGGGCTTATTGAG AGTCAATTTGAAGAAGGGCAAGTCCATTCGAGAAGTGATGAAGGAGCAGGGTGTGCTGCAAGATTATCTGAAGAATCATAAGCATGACCCAGCTAGAAAGTACCACTTCAATGAGTACAATGTTGCTTATGAACCAATGGCATACATGGAT TCATCGTATTATGGAGAAATCAGCATTGGAACTCCACCTCAGAATTTCTTGGTGCTGTTTGACACTGGATCTTCCAACTTGTGGGTGCCTTCAATCTATTGCCAGAGTCAGGCTTGCA CCGGCCATGCAAGATTCAACCCCAGCAAGTCCTCCACCTACTCTACCAATGGGCAGACTTTCTTCCTGCAATATGGCAGTGGCAACCTTGCTGGATTTTTTGGCTATGACACTATGACA CTCCAGAACATTGCTGTTGCTAAACAGGAGTTTGGCCTGAGTAAAAATGAGCCTGGAACCAATTTCATTTATGCCCAGTTTGATGGCATTCTGGGCATGGCCTATCCTTCCCTGGCAGTCGGAGGTGCCACAACAGCTTTACAGACGATGTTGCAGGAAAACTTGCTCTCGCAGCCAATCTTCAGTTTCTATCTGAGCCG ccaaCCCAACTCTCAATATGGCGGTGAGGTTGTCTTTGGAGGTGTAGACACTCGCCTTTATTCTGGACAGATCTATTGGGCTCCTGTCACCCAAGAACTTTATTGGCAGATTGGAATTCAAGA GTTCTCTATTGGAGGACAAGCTACTGGATGGTGCAGCCAAGGTTGCCAGGCTATTGTGGACACTGGAACATCCCTCCTCACTGTTCCCCAGCAGTACATGGCAAATTTCCTGCAAAGTGTGGGTGCTCAGCAGAATCAATATGGAGAG TACACAGTCGACTGCAGCACTGTCCAGAATTTGCCCACTATCTCCTTCACAATCAACGGAATTTCCTTTCCTCTGCCTCCCAGTGCCTACATCCTCAAT AACAATGGCTACTGCACAGTGGGGATTGAGCCCACCTATCTGCCTTCCCAAAATGGACAGCCCCTCTGGATCCTGGGAGATGTCTTCCTCAGGCAGTACTACTCCGTCTATGACATGGGCAACAACAGGGTTGGCTTTGCTACTGCTGCCTAG